Sequence from the Pan paniscus chromosome 12, NHGRI_mPanPan1-v2.0_pri, whole genome shotgun sequence genome:
GACCTATTCAGTACTGGGGAAGGGTATGAGGACATAACTGACATGTTTAACAAGCCTCCCAGGTGGTTATGCTGcagatgatttttaaaacctaaatatGTAAAGTGATGCCTAGGATTATACAACCCTGAACGATGCTTTGGACTGTGTATTTTATGCTTTACCACAGACATTTCAATTTGAGAagcccaatattttaaaataagccatACAATTAACACCCAACTTAGAATATCCACCCTAATTTCTGCTTAGTTCTGCTTTCTTCCTATAATAGATCTTATCAGTGCAACGTGCTAGCCTGATAAGAGTCCTTCAGTTTAATCTTGCTTTATTCCCAACTCACACAGATTAGAAGTAAATTTATATGGCTCCTGGTAGGAAACAGGTGTTAAACAGATGAACAATTAGTGGATATCTGTTTAAACTGAGATTTTTTTATAACTGATGTTTAGAAATGAATCATCATAAACATGTCTGAATATTTTACAACTGGTAATTTCTTAATTCTGCCCCACCAAAACTTACCTGTTGACTGACTTAAGCCTGGGCTTGGGCCCAGACTCTGATTTAAACATCCTATATGACTTTATGAGTAGGTAAATTTAGGAAACAGATGGTACTGATATTTTTCTCCTCCAATCCCAAAGTAACAACTCCTAACTGTAACTTAAATCTTCACAtaattactaaaattatttttaccagGAATGTTCACTTGAGAGTCTAAATAAAAGCACTTTAAGATCAAAACAACTTACGGTTACTGTCACCTAAGACTAAGAGGAAGAATTTTCCTCTTCAGTCAGGGGGAAAAAAGCTTAAATCTGTATATTCCTCAGTAACCTACTTAGTTCTAAGTTCACCTCTACTTGTTTAACTCTCCCACCCCAAAGCAAAAATCATTCCTATTAATTAGtatccccatctcaaaataacaatGGTTTTCTGTAAATAATCCAAAGTAGACcttccaatatatatatatatatttttttgcaaatggaagtttttaaaaggcacagaggAGCTTGCTGCTGGTACCTGCCAGTTACCTAAAAGTTAACCTAGTAatatgaaatttttttgtttatatatacactGAACTATAGTTATCAGTATCTAAGGCAAAATGATCTCAGAGAAGTTAATACTGGCAAAGTCAATGTCTTCATGTGTGAATTAGGCAGTTAATAAAGTCAGACATCACTATCATTGCCAAATGAAGAAAGCTACAGGTACTCAAAGATACCAAGTATGTGTTCAGAGATAAAAATTAAGATGATCACTAGACAAGATCAGTGGAAAATAAGCAGCAGTACTGCACCAATGCAagacaaaatatactttattgTGACAGCAAATGCACATAGTGCTGTAGGTAAGGCATGCTACTAGGAATCTGCATATAATCAAAAGCCAgtatggaaatgaatggaaatgaatgctgTTGTTCTCAGATTGAGTCCATGGTGGAGAAAGGATAGTTTGTGTCCACTTATTTCAAATGCAGTATCATACCTACTTAATCAGTTACCTATGCTTCTAACCAACAGCCCAGTGGCAAATAAGAGGAACTTAACTGTACTCAGAAGTCACTTTTAATATCAACGACAGAAATATTTCACTAATTCAACTGAGGCAAATTTCCTTTCTAGACAAAGGACCTAGAAATTGAGCATGCAaaacatccatccattcattcattcaaataattAGCCAATTTTACCGTCATTTAATTCCACCAGAAGCAAATACTAGAATATCTAGAAGTAGTTTGGGTaaagaaacatttacattttaatattttgtaatgtCATAAATTTGGGGCTAAAATAACACCAGGTCAAATTTGATCCCTTTGTATGTGAGGGTACAAAGTACAGTTTTCGTTTCAACAGCTGAACTTCTGAGAGAAgagctgaaaaaaattataataagagATCTAGGCCTTTGATGGAAACTATTAGGCTCTACAGACTTGtcaaaaaatcaatgcaaaactGAGGGGGAAAGGCTGAAATGCTTTGTAAAGCAGTATTTTTAGACAAGTTGcttcatttcccccttttctaaaACAGATgcagattaaatttttttttgcatgaatgCACATTGACATTCTGTTCAACTGTTTTCTAAATGCAACACTGCGGGTTTCAACAGTATGCTTTCATTTAAACAAAGAATATTATATGCATGGTCAATTTAGTTTAAGAGATGAAAAAAACTTTACTACTATGAAAATTGCTTATCAAATACTCTCCTCTTTTATAAGGTGTTTTTAAAAGCAACACAGGACCAAAAGCATCCAACtattactttatttatattactatGCTTAAGTTACATGGAAAAAGACAACCCAGCAGTTCTGTCCCATCTCAGAAAATGTTTCCAATCAACACCAATTATGTGGTGACAAATAACTAGGAATGGTAACATCTTTGGGCCAAGACTGACAAGGAAGAATGGGCTCTGGTGCTACGGTTCATCTCCAACAAGAATATGGCACACCGGCCAGCACAAGCCATGCTAACACTGAGCCTTTAGCGCTGGGCACAGATTCGGATCTCTTCTCTGAAGCTAGCAAATCAAGTGAAATaactgggtttaaaaaaaaaagtttaaaatgaagcCCAAGTTTAAAAACCATACTCCtaacattttcctttcacaattgACATAAAACACACTTTTTCACTCTAACAGCCcagatttttttccttacatAGCTCACCACATAGCTGCAGACAGACTCTTCTGCCTCAAGATGTAAACATAGGGTAAAAAATTAACGGCATCTGCATAATAttctctctacacactgctgttggatggaaaatacaaaattaaaaaaaaaaaaaaaaagaaaggttccaTCTTAGATTCTCACAACCTCTTGTTCCGCAGTTCATTAATCCGACTCTGATGCTAAGGTGACAGTGTATGTAAGtagatttttgttttcagtgAAGGAGACCTGGGAAAAGATGGATTTCTCTCTGTATCTTCAAGAGTTATCAGATGGTACATGCTCCTCAAAGCCCTCACTCTCTCGAACTAGAGCACGTTCCAGGATCACGCGGCCTTCCTTATATCGCTGGCTGTCTTCAGTGGCAAACTCATAGATCCATCCCAGTTTGCTATTGCAGTTTTTGCAGCTCACATCTCGAACCATGTGGCGGCCAGTGAGCATGACCCGATCTTGAACTTCACTGTACTGCAGGTTAACTACCTAACAAGGGACAAGGAAAATCAAAATTGCAAGGCATGTTAGTTATTTGCCAAGTATGTACAAAATATTATGGTTAATGCAACAGCAActtcagaaaaggagaaagaagttgTTACTTTAGTGAAACCTGTAATACCCAAGACTTATTTATAGAAGCTGCTGGGGCAGGCAGACATCTGGAAATTGCACTACACTAGACATCTAATGCAATCATGCACTACCATACTAGCCTAAGTCACACTATTTAAACATACTAGTTACATTTCTGTGTTGCAGGTAAGAAAAAGTCCTGGAATTGGAGCCATAAAATGTAGGTTTGGGTCCAGTTGTAGTAATTCATCATTATTCAATGATGAGTGCAAATAATACAATCCGTGTAAAAGAACCTAATGCACCATAGTTATTTCACAAAACAGTCTGTCAGTTTGTTTctgaaaatatactttatatatagacTGGGACAGATTAAGCCTACTAAAGACCATACATCTGCAGTACATAGTTTTAAAGTGAATTCAAAGACA
This genomic interval carries:
- the YPEL5 gene encoding protein yippee-like 5; amino-acid sequence: MGRIFLDHIGGTRLFSCANCDTILTNRSELISTRFTGATGRAFLFNKVVNLQYSEVQDRVMLTGRHMVRDVSCKNCNSKLGWIYEFATEDSQRYKEGRVILERALVRESEGFEEHVPSDNS